From a single Bacteroidota bacterium genomic region:
- a CDS encoding ATP-binding protein — MTRLNRILLLTLLVSGFFLVYQFHQFRVQNQLVLHPDPVSLSRVDAVLTDQFSVFCREFSQAVTSVLSDSVFIEGVRSGQSEEAIRRLGQGPRETGVVIAPLYGEPVAWTFLTQDLMRRLAGQRPSGRPDLVETSDGCYLIQSVLIGTGSRQWVLTVFRVIGYNNFYHPSDAVPPTLTANWATAFNWKSIPSVHVQPNEKDSTGILALKHEDLKVSLKMGQNGREETLREMTRNSRILQVGLILLTELILILILIASGFSFGFRKNQLVAILIPLIALFGWVHTQIGLWNVLLPVRPDISGGAYMAELTFGLIGDLNAWINLATVMMAMGMMLLVVEFPWSGSRPKKWKLLLWIVISTSLLSLSLVSIQRIINSLVLDGWVTGFPIRLNPGEPALWLLVTSAGFLTGIAALIWVSFKIDHLQWIRSLKGTDQILFLALGGVSFFSVQYLLNDQLAMVWQVLLFSFLWFGFSVWATIRFRLRWKHSLQSWFIYTSLFLQGFIPVFFLLQKANNERLAVLQKNLAVQMADPADGWIYYLMQETAAQVNDPAGKESVDSSQWAYDIWLNSLFSQEWVPVRLRLLTPEGRVFSDWSFRFPPADEEDSLNLATGLSEEDPLSRSGVITRRESTGQPPGLRLRKRLTDETDTLRMVLLIDVQIPDVRPRSVVGDLFGAVAEPTDDFNFTTATYTRGLRTETTLRSVFPVRLNDDILQILARRRAVELIFDRDSRQYSVFLYPDRRQPDRVIAVARQVPTFLWNWNQFSPLLLLVIMSLFALYFLLFITSWVKYRHIRFSFRERVFIGIVSASLVLFWGLTVFVEQSFQSQAVNTSKLLLDNYYQGVSQYILTQLREKRLIQPTTGQDYLIYRKRQVWYSTRPDWLKLNLMPDFLPAGIMPGDRISDQARVTYSEHRIRNTRFIVGYYPVPDRSYSDVMVAIPNLLSRQVVEEEIETARSYLVSGYVLFLFFLFTFFSIWINWLLRPIRAIEKAFGRLGRQRDPVYVNVRGIPEIERFANSFNRMVDDLNAYKEAMVRAERQLAWQEMAKQVAHEIKNPLSPLRINTQMLINLYRSDPEKFNQVFEKTSGKILREIETMDRIAKTFAMYSRMPAKNPGPLDIELICREAMDLHKDDRVDFHLTLAGTPGLVLGDREEVGRLLTNLIKNSVQARRLETVSVTIHLNFESPWLTMTLLDNGKGIPEHLLQKVLEPNFSTKSEGMGLGLSICRKIVSDMGGSFRLKSTEGQFTEVSIRLPLIS; from the coding sequence ATGACCCGCCTGAACCGGATTCTTCTGCTCACTCTCCTGGTTTCTGGTTTTTTCCTTGTCTATCAGTTTCATCAGTTCCGGGTTCAGAATCAGTTGGTGCTTCACCCGGACCCGGTCAGTCTTTCCCGTGTTGATGCGGTACTGACCGACCAGTTTTCGGTCTTTTGCAGGGAATTCAGTCAGGCTGTGACGTCGGTACTTTCCGATTCGGTTTTTATTGAGGGTGTCCGGTCCGGCCAATCCGAAGAAGCCATCCGCCGTCTGGGTCAGGGGCCCCGCGAAACCGGCGTGGTGATTGCCCCCCTCTATGGAGAGCCGGTTGCCTGGACTTTCCTCACACAGGATCTTATGCGTCGTCTGGCAGGTCAGCGGCCCTCGGGACGACCCGATTTGGTCGAAACTTCAGATGGCTGTTACCTGATTCAGAGTGTGCTGATCGGGACCGGAAGCCGTCAATGGGTTCTGACGGTATTCAGAGTGATCGGGTACAACAACTTCTACCATCCATCCGATGCCGTTCCCCCCACACTGACTGCCAATTGGGCCACCGCGTTTAACTGGAAATCCATTCCCTCGGTTCATGTTCAGCCAAATGAAAAAGACAGTACCGGCATTCTCGCCCTGAAACATGAGGATCTGAAAGTCAGCCTGAAAATGGGTCAGAATGGCAGGGAAGAGACTCTCAGGGAAATGACCCGGAACAGCCGCATTCTTCAGGTGGGGCTCATTCTGCTGACCGAACTGATTCTGATCCTGATTCTCATTGCTTCTGGTTTTTCTTTCGGATTCCGGAAGAATCAGCTGGTGGCCATCCTGATACCGCTGATCGCCCTTTTCGGCTGGGTGCACACGCAGATCGGGTTGTGGAATGTGTTGCTGCCAGTCCGACCCGATATTTCGGGAGGGGCCTACATGGCTGAACTGACCTTTGGTCTGATCGGGGATCTGAATGCGTGGATCAACCTGGCAACTGTGATGATGGCCATGGGGATGATGCTCCTGGTGGTGGAATTTCCCTGGAGCGGATCCCGTCCTAAAAAATGGAAACTGCTTCTCTGGATAGTGATTTCCACCTCGTTGCTTTCCCTGAGTCTGGTTTCCATTCAGCGGATCATTAACAGTCTGGTGCTCGATGGCTGGGTGACCGGTTTTCCCATCCGGCTGAACCCGGGTGAGCCTGCCTTGTGGTTGCTGGTGACGTCGGCCGGATTCCTGACTGGTATCGCGGCCCTCATCTGGGTGAGTTTTAAAATTGATCATCTTCAATGGATCCGGTCACTGAAGGGGACCGACCAGATTTTGTTTCTGGCCCTGGGAGGGGTATCCTTTTTCTCCGTCCAGTATCTGCTGAATGATCAGCTGGCCATGGTCTGGCAGGTGTTGCTGTTCAGTTTTCTGTGGTTTGGTTTTTCCGTATGGGCCACCATCCGTTTCCGGCTCAGGTGGAAGCACAGTCTTCAATCCTGGTTTATTTACACATCCTTGTTTCTTCAGGGTTTTATTCCGGTCTTTTTCCTCCTTCAGAAAGCCAATAATGAACGCCTGGCTGTGTTACAGAAAAACCTGGCGGTGCAGATGGCCGATCCGGCGGATGGTTGGATTTATTATCTGATGCAGGAAACGGCCGCTCAGGTGAATGATCCGGCAGGCAAGGAGTCGGTCGATTCAAGTCAGTGGGCGTATGACATCTGGCTGAACTCGCTTTTCTCCCAGGAATGGGTTCCGGTCCGGTTGCGGCTGCTCACCCCTGAAGGAAGGGTTTTTTCCGACTGGTCCTTCCGCTTTCCCCCTGCAGATGAAGAAGATTCACTTAACCTGGCAACCGGTCTTTCCGAGGAAGATCCGTTATCCCGGTCCGGAGTGATCACACGCCGGGAATCAACCGGGCAGCCCCCCGGTCTCCGGTTGCGCAAACGCCTGACCGATGAAACAGATACCCTCAGAATGGTTTTGCTTATTGATGTTCAGATTCCGGATGTGAGGCCACGGTCGGTCGTCGGCGATCTTTTTGGAGCGGTGGCAGAACCAACCGATGATTTTAACTTCACCACGGCCACTTACACCAGAGGTCTGCGGACAGAAACAACCCTCAGGTCCGTTTTTCCGGTCCGGTTGAATGATGATATTCTTCAGATTCTGGCCAGAAGACGGGCCGTGGAACTCATTTTTGACCGGGACAGCCGGCAATATTCGGTCTTTTTATATCCCGACCGGCGACAACCGGATCGGGTGATTGCAGTTGCCAGACAGGTTCCCACCTTTTTATGGAACTGGAATCAGTTTTCGCCGCTGTTGCTCCTGGTCATCATGAGTTTGTTTGCTCTTTATTTCCTGTTGTTCATCACCAGTTGGGTCAAATACAGACACATCCGGTTTTCGTTCAGGGAACGGGTGTTTATCGGTATCGTTTCGGCGTCTCTGGTGCTGTTCTGGGGATTGACAGTTTTCGTTGAGCAGTCCTTCCAGTCGCAGGCAGTGAATACATCCAAATTACTGCTCGATAATTACTATCAGGGAGTCAGCCAGTATATTCTGACACAGTTGCGTGAGAAACGGCTGATTCAGCCGACCACCGGTCAGGACTATCTGATTTACCGCAAACGCCAGGTCTGGTATTCCACCCGGCCCGATTGGCTGAAACTGAACCTGATGCCGGATTTCCTGCCTGCCGGAATCATGCCCGGTGACCGGATCAGTGATCAGGCCCGGGTTACCTATTCAGAACACCGCATCAGAAATACACGTTTTATCGTAGGCTACTATCCGGTACCCGACCGTTCTTACTCCGATGTGATGGTTGCCATTCCCAACCTGCTCAGCCGGCAGGTGGTGGAGGAAGAAATTGAAACGGCACGCAGTTATCTGGTTTCGGGTTACGTCCTGTTTCTGTTTTTCCTCTTTACCTTTTTTTCTATCTGGATCAACTGGCTGCTCAGACCCATCCGGGCCATTGAGAAAGCGTTCGGGCGGTTGGGCAGGCAACGGGACCCGGTCTATGTAAACGTCAGGGGGATTCCTGAAATTGAACGGTTTGCCAACTCATTTAACCGGATGGTGGATGATCTGAACGCCTACAAGGAGGCCATGGTAAGGGCTGAACGGCAGCTGGCCTGGCAGGAAATGGCCAAGCAGGTGGCTCATGAAATAAAAAATCCGCTGAGCCCCCTGCGGATCAATACGCAGATGCTGATTAATCTGTACCGGTCAGACCCGGAAAAATTTAATCAGGTTTTCGAAAAGACCTCGGGAAAAATCCTTCGCGAAATCGAAACCATGGACCGGATTGCAAAAACCTTTGCCATGTATTCACGCATGCCAGCAAAAAATCCGGGTCCGCTGGATATCGAATTGATCTGCAGGGAGGCCATGGACCTTCATAAGGATGACCGGGTGGACTTTCATCTGACTCTGGCCGGCACCCCGGGACTGGTTCTCGGTGACCGCGAGGAGGTGGGGCGTCTGCTGACCAATCTGATTAAAAACTCGGTTCAGGCCCGGCGTCTTGAAACCGTTTCGGTCACCATCCATCTGAACTTTGAGTCCCCCTGGCTGACAATGACCCTGCTTGATAACGGAAAGGGAATTCCGGAACACCTGCTTCAAAAAGTGCTGGAACCCAATTTCAGCACCAAATCGGAAGGCATGGGACTTGGACTTTCAATCTGCCGGAAAATTGTGTCTGACATGGGTGGAAGTTTCCGGTTGAAAAGCACCGAGGGTCAGTTTACCGAGGTTTCGATCCGCCTGCCCCTGATTTCCTGA
- a CDS encoding YggS family pyridoxal phosphate-dependent enzyme, with amino-acid sequence MVTANYQEIIRRIQKTCIESGRPAGSVSLVVVSKTQPAGAIRELYDLGVRDFGENRVQELLDKKDLLPADIRWHLIGSLQTNKVKYIADFIHLIHSADRPDLLAEIDKQGKKIDRVIPVLLQVRVASEETKHGCLPTELPGLVRFAAGLTNIEVKGTMTMASFTDDKEQIRDEFLRFFSVIPDSIRNRPDSLFSAGMTSDFEEAIRSGSNLVRIGSAIFGERSAPV; translated from the coding sequence ATGGTGACAGCCAATTATCAGGAAATCATCCGCCGAATTCAAAAAACCTGCATTGAATCGGGCCGTCCGGCGGGTTCGGTATCATTGGTTGTGGTTTCAAAAACACAGCCAGCCGGTGCCATCAGGGAATTGTATGACCTGGGTGTCCGCGATTTTGGTGAAAACCGGGTACAGGAACTTCTTGATAAAAAGGATCTGCTTCCGGCCGATATCCGATGGCACCTGATCGGATCCCTTCAGACGAATAAGGTGAAATACATCGCCGATTTCATTCATCTGATTCATTCGGCAGACCGGCCGGATCTGCTTGCAGAAATTGATAAACAGGGTAAAAAAATTGACCGTGTGATCCCGGTTCTTCTCCAGGTCAGGGTGGCAAGCGAAGAAACCAAACATGGCTGTCTGCCGACGGAATTGCCCGGATTGGTCCGTTTCGCAGCCGGACTGACGAACATTGAGGTGAAGGGCACCATGACCATGGCCAGTTTCACCGATGATAAAGAACAGATCAGGGATGAATTTCTCAGATTTTTTTCGGTTATTCCCGATTCCATCCGAAACCGGCCGGATTCCTTGTTCTCTGCCGGCATGACCAGTGATTTTGAAGAAGCCATCCGGTCCGGATCAAATCTGGTCCGGATTGGTTCAGCGATTTTTGGAGAGAGATCCGCACCTGTATGA
- a CDS encoding DivIVA domain-containing protein yields the protein MNLTVLDIKKKEFRKVMRGFDPADVREFLEEMAAEWDQLNTRNRDLQTRVVELETQVRDFRQVEQVLQQALKKTEETSRQQMELIRQQAEATLRESDLKAARLVDSARNEANEVRQQIVFLEQTRTDLLNRLDGILTTFRKNVDDFRSELRETAPRVPVNPPVQVPAVPDVPAPTVPSAQTPQIPETPPAPRKINLDHLLNTLD from the coding sequence ATGAATCTGACCGTGCTCGATATTAAAAAGAAAGAATTCAGGAAAGTGATGCGGGGATTTGATCCCGCAGATGTGCGCGAATTCCTGGAAGAAATGGCTGCGGAATGGGATCAGCTGAATACCCGCAACCGCGACTTGCAAACCCGGGTGGTGGAACTGGAAACTCAGGTGCGTGATTTCAGGCAGGTGGAACAAGTCCTGCAGCAGGCCCTGAAGAAAACCGAGGAAACCAGCCGTCAGCAGATGGAACTGATCAGACAGCAGGCAGAGGCCACCCTTCGTGAGTCTGACCTGAAGGCTGCCCGACTGGTGGATTCAGCAAGAAATGAAGCCAATGAAGTCCGACAGCAGATCGTGTTTTTAGAACAGACCAGAACCGATCTTCTCAACCGTCTGGATGGCATTCTGACCACCTTCAGAAAAAATGTGGACGATTTCAGGTCAGAACTCAGAGAAACAGCTCCCCGGGTTCCCGTGAATCCGCCGGTTCAGGTGCCTGCCGTCCCTGATGTTCCGGCCCCAACCGTTCCTTCGGCACAGACCCCACAGATACCTGAAACACCCCCCGCACCGCGCAAAATCAACCTCGATCATTTGCTTAACACACTGGACTGA
- a CDS encoding purine-nucleoside phosphorylase, translated as MTMLKTRLEEAARFIRSKTKENPAVGIILGTGLSGLVREITISCEIDYRDIPYFVTSTVESHHGKLIFGNLGGKPVVAMSGRFHFYEGYTMEQITFPVRVMKALGVTTLLVSNAAGCLNPQWRKGDIMIISDHINLLGSNPLIGPNDDSLGPRFPDMSEPYSKSLIALAEKVALESGIRLQKGVYAAMTGPNLETAAEYRMLRTIGADAIGMSTIPEVIVANHQGTRVLGFSILTDDCFPDSLKPVNISEIIAIANEAEPKMTTVMTRVVSRLP; from the coding sequence CTGACCATGCTGAAAACCCGTCTTGAAGAAGCTGCCCGTTTTATCCGGTCAAAAACCAAGGAAAACCCTGCCGTCGGAATTATTCTGGGCACCGGTCTGAGCGGATTGGTTCGGGAAATCACCATTTCCTGTGAAATCGACTACCGTGATATTCCCTACTTTGTCACATCCACTGTGGAATCCCATCACGGGAAACTCATTTTTGGAAACCTGGGCGGAAAGCCGGTGGTCGCCATGAGCGGGCGCTTTCACTTCTATGAAGGCTACACCATGGAACAGATCACGTTTCCCGTCAGGGTTATGAAGGCGTTGGGAGTCACCACCCTGCTTGTTTCAAACGCCGCCGGCTGCCTGAATCCCCAATGGCGGAAAGGGGATATCATGATCATTTCCGATCACATCAATCTGCTTGGTTCGAATCCGCTTATTGGGCCCAATGATGACAGCCTGGGTCCGCGATTCCCCGATATGAGCGAACCCTATTCGAAATCCCTGATTGCCCTTGCAGAAAAAGTCGCACTGGAATCGGGAATCAGACTTCAGAAAGGCGTCTATGCGGCCATGACAGGACCCAATCTGGAAACAGCTGCCGAGTACCGGATGCTCAGAACCATCGGTGCAGATGCCATCGGAATGTCGACCATTCCTGAGGTGATCGTTGCCAATCACCAGGGAACCCGGGTACTGGGATTCTCCATTCTCACCGATGATTGTTTCCCCGATTCGCTCAAACCCGTCAACATTTCAGAAATCATAGCCATTGCCAATGAGGCCGAACCAAAAATGACCACCGTCATGACCCGTGTGGTAAGCCGTTTACCATGA
- a CDS encoding undecaprenyl-phosphate glucose phosphotransferase, giving the protein MNRYLVSFSQRIRFISDVLMILVSINLAHFVWYGHFPTLMERDPYSLFFLYLVFIWFICAFLFPVYREQRIISITVTLTEFIKYISIYVSLISISIVVARWNFVSREILIAFTLFFLTLGSAFRVFYRLYTYKVRARGQNSKRLLIVGVGAVASIIEKHIIQRPELGYQIIGYLQNDEAVLVRKRNLVMANVQSLYEYLKKNRVDEVCIAVSSGDRFQIRPVIDSCEQAGIRSWIVPDFFAQLNKGAVLDSFDGVPILRVRQEPLQNPANRIVKRLFDLVVASVSLIIIMPPLMIVLTILNRIYSPGPLFFKQPRNGALGGVFDCYKFRSMHVNRMGEFRQATQDDPRVSVVGRFLRRTNLDEIPQIINVLKGQMSIVGPRPHPVELNKQWQEEIGKYMVRHYVKPGLTGWAQVNGFRGETETRRKMIKRVQYDIWYIENWSFGLDMKIILLTAWRMVRGDKAAY; this is encoded by the coding sequence ATGAACAGATATCTGGTCTCCTTTTCCCAGCGAATCCGGTTCATATCTGATGTTCTGATGATCCTGGTGTCCATCAACCTGGCTCATTTCGTCTGGTATGGGCACTTTCCGACCCTGATGGAACGGGATCCGTACAGCCTGTTCTTTCTGTATCTCGTTTTTATCTGGTTTATCTGTGCCTTTCTGTTTCCGGTCTACCGTGAACAGCGGATTATTTCCATCACAGTGACCCTGACCGAGTTCATCAAGTACATCTCCATTTATGTTTCCCTGATTTCGATTTCCATTGTGGTGGCCCGCTGGAATTTTGTCTCACGGGAAATCCTCATCGCGTTCACCCTGTTTTTTCTGACGCTCGGAAGTGCTTTCAGGGTATTTTACCGGCTGTACACCTATAAAGTCCGTGCCCGCGGACAGAACAGCAAGCGATTGCTGATCGTGGGAGTCGGGGCAGTGGCTTCCATTATCGAAAAACACATTATTCAGCGGCCAGAATTGGGTTACCAGATTATCGGATATCTTCAGAATGACGAGGCCGTTCTGGTCAGGAAACGAAACCTGGTGATGGCCAATGTGCAATCCCTGTATGAGTATCTTAAGAAAAACCGGGTTGATGAAGTCTGTATTGCCGTGTCAAGTGGTGACCGGTTTCAGATCCGTCCGGTAATTGATTCCTGCGAACAGGCAGGCATCAGAAGCTGGATTGTTCCTGATTTTTTTGCTCAGCTGAACAAGGGAGCTGTTCTCGACTCGTTCGATGGAGTGCCCATTCTTCGGGTCAGACAGGAACCCTTGCAGAATCCAGCCAACCGGATCGTCAAGCGATTGTTCGATCTGGTGGTTGCATCGGTTTCTCTGATCATTATCATGCCTCCCCTGATGATCGTTCTGACCATTCTGAACCGGATTTATTCACCGGGCCCTTTGTTTTTCAAGCAGCCCAGAAACGGAGCGCTGGGCGGGGTGTTCGATTGTTACAAGTTCAGGTCCATGCATGTGAACCGCATGGGTGAGTTCCGGCAGGCCACCCAGGACGATCCGCGTGTGTCGGTGGTCGGCCGTTTTCTCAGACGAACCAACCTGGATGAAATACCACAGATCATCAATGTTCTGAAAGGACAGATGAGCATTGTTGGCCCAAGACCCCACCCGGTCGAGCTGAACAAACAATGGCAGGAAGAAATCGGAAAATACATGGTCCGGCACTATGTGAAACCCGGATTGACGGGATGGGCTCAGGTGAACGGATTCAGGGGTGAGACAGAAACAAGGCGAAAGATGATCAAACGGGTTCAGTATGATATCTGGTACATCGAAAACTGGTCCTTCGGTCTCGATATGAAAATCATTCTATTAACCGCCTGGCGGATGGTCCGCGGCGATAAGGCAGCATATTAA
- the gmd gene encoding GDP-mannose 4,6-dehydratase, translated as MKKKALITGITGQDGSYLTELLLSKGYEVHGIIRRASTFNTGRIDHLYKDPHVNNVQLFLHYGDIADSANLIHLIHKIEPDEIYHLAAQSHVRVSFDIPEYTGDVTGVGTARILEAMRITGHTCRFYQASSSEMYGLVQEVPQKETTPFYPRSPYGAAKVYAYWLTVNYRESYNMFATNGILFNHESPRRGETFVTRKITRAVAHILAGMQDKLFMGNLDAKRDWGFAKEYVEAMYLMLQHDVPDDFVIATGETHTVREFLEEAFGYVGRDYKSYVDIDPVYYRPAEVDLLIGDPTKAKTVLKWQPKTTFRELVRLMVDADIEHIERTHKIKVARG; from the coding sequence ATGAAAAAAAAGGCGCTGATCACCGGTATTACAGGTCAGGATGGATCGTATCTGACAGAACTGCTCCTCTCGAAAGGGTACGAAGTCCATGGTATCATCCGTCGTGCATCCACTTTCAACACGGGACGGATTGATCATTTATACAAGGATCCTCATGTTAATAACGTGCAGTTATTTCTGCACTATGGTGATATTGCTGATTCGGCCAATCTGATTCACCTGATTCACAAAATTGAACCGGATGAAATTTATCATCTGGCCGCTCAGTCGCACGTCCGGGTTTCCTTTGATATTCCTGAATACACCGGTGATGTGACTGGTGTGGGGACCGCCCGCATTCTCGAAGCCATGCGGATTACCGGTCATACCTGCCGTTTCTATCAGGCTTCCAGCTCGGAAATGTATGGTCTGGTTCAGGAAGTGCCGCAGAAGGAAACCACCCCATTCTATCCGCGCAGTCCGTATGGCGCCGCCAAGGTTTATGCCTACTGGCTTACGGTGAACTACCGGGAGTCCTATAACATGTTCGCAACAAATGGTATTTTATTCAACCATGAGTCTCCCCGTCGTGGTGAAACGTTTGTTACCCGCAAAATCACCCGCGCGGTGGCCCATATTCTGGCCGGCATGCAGGATAAACTTTTCATGGGTAATCTGGATGCCAAACGGGATTGGGGATTTGCCAAAGAATACGTGGAAGCCATGTACCTCATGCTTCAGCACGATGTTCCCGATGATTTTGTCATTGCAACCGGAGAGACACACACGGTCCGCGAGTTTCTGGAGGAAGCATTCGGATATGTGGGACGTGACTATAAATCCTACGTGGATATTGATCCCGTTTACTACCGTCCGGCCGAAGTGGATTTGCTGATCGGGGATCCCACAAAAGCAAAAACCGTTCTGAAATGGCAACCCAAAACCACGTTCAGGGAACTGGTCAGGCTGATGGTGGATGCCGATATTGAGCATATTGAAAGAACGCATAAGATCAAGGTTGCGCGCGGATGA
- a CDS encoding GDP-L-fucose synthase, with product MSELNLPVFVAGHRGLVGSAIVRRLQRDGYTNILTRGRSELDLTDSVAVRAFFEKERPALVYLAAAKVGGIHANNVYRADFLLENLKIQNNVIESAWKTGTTKLMFLGSSCIYPKLAPQPLKEDSLLTGLLEPTNEPYAIAKIAGIKLCENLNRQYGTNFISVMPTNLYGPNDNFHPENSHVLPALIRKFVTAAETGEKTVTVWGTGTPRREFLHVDDMADACVFLMKTYSGNDFVNIGTGTDVTIRELATSVASAAGFSGDLVFDTTKPDGTPRKLMDVGRLTSLGWSARISLDEGIRETVRWFRENRHRLNG from the coding sequence ATGAGTGAACTGAATCTGCCGGTTTTTGTGGCCGGTCACCGTGGTCTGGTAGGCTCTGCAATTGTAAGACGGTTACAGAGGGATGGATATACCAATATCCTGACCAGAGGCCGTTCAGAACTGGATCTGACCGATTCGGTGGCCGTCCGTGCATTTTTTGAAAAAGAGCGACCGGCTCTGGTTTACCTGGCCGCAGCTAAAGTCGGGGGTATTCATGCAAACAATGTGTACCGTGCCGATTTTCTGCTCGAAAACCTGAAAATCCAGAATAACGTCATTGAAAGTGCCTGGAAAACCGGCACCACCAAACTGATGTTCCTGGGAAGTTCCTGCATCTATCCAAAGCTGGCACCTCAGCCTCTGAAGGAGGACAGCCTGCTGACCGGATTGCTTGAACCCACCAATGAACCCTATGCCATCGCAAAAATTGCGGGCATTAAGCTGTGTGAAAATCTCAACCGTCAGTATGGTACCAACTTCATTTCGGTCATGCCAACGAACCTGTACGGTCCGAATGACAATTTTCATCCGGAAAACTCCCACGTTCTCCCGGCGCTGATCCGCAAATTTGTTACGGCCGCCGAAACGGGAGAAAAAACCGTGACGGTCTGGGGAACCGGTACGCCACGACGGGAATTTCTTCATGTGGATGACATGGCCGATGCCTGTGTATTTCTGATGAAAACATACTCGGGTAACGATTTTGTTAACATTGGCACCGGAACCGATGTGACGATCAGGGAATTGGCTACCTCGGTTGCCTCTGCTGCCGGTTTTTCGGGTGATCTTGTTTTCGATACCACCAAACCGGATGGTACTCCCCGCAAACTGATGGATGTCGGCCGGTTAACCTCACTGGGATGGTCTGCACGAATTTCACTTGATGAGGGAATCCGTGAAACCGTCCGGTGGTTCAGAGAGAACCGGCATCGTCTGAATGGTTAA
- a CDS encoding tetratricopeptide repeat protein, giving the protein MTGRTVKISYHLVSWLAALQFLTACQYLSFNRETKTARKETLQRLLSDLADSLNTGNSRFVINQSNQLNDEVSHLLPDDYPLMLNAKGLSYFYLGENDSAEAIFDQALALLPGNAWLLNNKGHMRLLKGDTENATRYFSESLKADPAYETARINLEIAGKFASSELSWSELEIKSIADTTSDQEEKARLYRQLVNLAPWYVDIYNNLAVAEFKLGNLNDAFRYLNLAVTLDPTYAMAHNNLGYLYHEYGLYDKAISHYLIAIRHQFNFFTAMENLAHAYIANGQADEAMQVLNRVLEVAPNRSVAQTMKKELEAARAALPVTGNERPIQ; this is encoded by the coding sequence ATGACAGGACGAACTGTGAAGATTTCCTATCATCTGGTTTCCTGGTTGGCTGCCCTGCAATTTCTGACTGCCTGCCAGTACCTTTCGTTTAACCGCGAAACCAAAACGGCCCGTAAAGAGACTCTTCAGCGGCTGCTTTCCGACCTGGCCGATTCGCTTAATACAGGAAATTCACGGTTTGTCATCAATCAGTCCAACCAGTTAAACGATGAGGTTAGCCATTTACTTCCGGATGACTATCCTCTGATGCTGAATGCAAAAGGGTTGTCCTACTTTTATCTGGGTGAAAATGACTCGGCGGAAGCCATTTTCGATCAGGCGCTGGCATTGTTGCCGGGGAATGCCTGGCTGCTGAACAACAAAGGTCACATGCGCCTGCTGAAAGGTGACACAGAAAATGCCACCCGTTATTTTTCAGAGTCACTCAAGGCCGATCCGGCGTATGAAACAGCCCGGATCAATCTCGAAATTGCCGGAAAATTTGCATCAAGTGAATTGTCCTGGTCCGAGCTTGAGATAAAATCCATCGCTGATACCACGTCTGATCAGGAGGAAAAAGCCCGGTTGTACCGTCAACTCGTGAATCTGGCTCCCTGGTATGTCGACATTTACAACAATCTGGCCGTGGCCGAGTTCAAACTCGGAAACCTGAATGATGCCTTCCGCTATCTGAATCTGGCTGTCACACTGGATCCGACCTATGCCATGGCCCACAACAATCTGGGGTATCTGTATCATGAATACGGCTTGTATGATAAAGCCATCAGCCACTATCTGATTGCCATCAGACACCAATTTAATTTTTTTACTGCCATGGAAAATCTGGCGCATGCCTATATTGCAAACGGACAGGCAGATGAAGCCATGCAGGTCCTTAACCGTGTTCTGGAAGTTGCTCCCAACCGGTCAGTGGCCCAAACCATGAAAAAAGAACTAGAAGCTGCCCGCGCTGCCTTACCGGTGACCGGGAATGAAAGACCCATCCAATGA